A window of the Aquarana catesbeiana isolate 2022-GZ linkage group LG05, ASM4218655v1, whole genome shotgun sequence genome harbors these coding sequences:
- the LOC141145178 gene encoding uncharacterized protein, with translation MNPLFKDPEFLTAFISKYREMRNLWEVKHPQYYAKHVRKSTLERLLSFVQATIPEATMETLLKKIGVLRNMYKREHKKIQESRRSGASADDVYVPRLWYYNQLRFLDDQNEARPSLSTLPSTPAEADEEQAGSSILDEPDMTIWSQDESIQEECGESGRQEETGFTIILEEAGPSVRQEVAAPSEVAAPSEVAAPSEVAGPSEVAGPSRSLTESQVPPLHLPKKRARKGMVTQDASLRLMQEATRFLRSPPEAEESYGCYLASRLLQMDWEQRLICERLFGETIHKGLQGTLTQNTQLHEAAPPPPATTETPEPQPQKKATGKAAGQRGGKAAGKRRK, from the exons atgaatcccctatttaaggatccagagttccttacagcttttatttcgaaatatcgagagatgaggaatttgtgggaggtgaaacaccctcagtattatgcaaagcatgtgaggaagtcaacgctggagagacttctgtcctttgtccaggcgaccatcccggaagcaacaatggagacattgctcaagaaaattggggtcttgaggaacatgtataagagggagcataagaagatccaggaatcaaggagatcaggagcatcagcagatgatgtttatgtacccaggctgtggtactacaatcaactccgttttctggatgaccagaatgaagccaggccatcactttcaacccttccctccaccccagcagaggctgatgaggagcaagctgggtcttccatcctggatgaaccagatatgaccatctggagtcag gatgagtccatccaggaggaatgtggggaaagtggcaggcaggaggagaccggattcaccatcatcctggaggaggctgggcccagtgtcaggcaggaggtggctgctcccagtgaggtggctgctcccagtgaggtggctgctcccagtgaggtggctgggccaagtgaggtggctgggcccagtaggagcctgaccgaatcccaagtgcctcccctccaccttcccaaaaaaagggccaggaaggggatggtcacacaggacgcatccctgcgcctcatgcaagaggccacccgttttttaaggagcccccccgaagcggaagaatcctatggctgctacttagccagcaggcttcttcagatggattgggagcagcgcctcatttgtgagcgcctatttggggaaacaatccataaggggctgcagggcacgctaacacaaaacacccaactacatgaggcagctcctcctcctcctgccacaactgaaacaccagagccacagcctcaaaagaaggctacagggaaggctgcagggcagcgtggaggaaaggctgcagggaagagaagaaagtga